One window of Sardina pilchardus chromosome 2, fSarPil1.1, whole genome shotgun sequence genomic DNA carries:
- the LOC134072025 gene encoding uncharacterized protein LOC134072025 isoform X4: MWICWKVTYLFFFYGEFCSSKNQIKPGLTSIAGLQGRSIMFPIQISDGYVKNERRDTIAALFEGKFKIDDEHFRNHIRWDNETRYISFYDLRTGDSGIYVIDYTANTTRIKNYFQITVYEEVPQPQVSLYDNRSCTWQCSVENGRDVNLTWYKENEPLNWTSNPDNNISLSLHLRAENSSTYECVASNPAINQTTQLLPSDTQHCFASPGEGTESNTYKFNLEKKNYKLKFNMRYCTVKKD, encoded by the exons ATGTGGATATGCTGGAAAGTGacctatttgttttttttttatggag AATTTTGTTCTTCCAAAAATCAAATTAAACCAGGACTGACCTCAATTGCTGGACTACAGGGAAGATCTATTATGTTTCCCATACAGATCTCTGATGGCTATGTgaagaatgaaagaagagaCACCATTGCAGCTCTCTTTGAAGGCAAATTTAAAATTGACGACGAACATTTTCGAAATCATATACGCTGGGACAACGAGACTCGATACATCTCTTTTTATGACTTAAGGACTGGCGACTCAGGCATATATGTCATAGACTACACTGCAAACACGACAAGAATAAAGAACTATTTTCAGATAACTGTATATG AAGAAGTTCCCCAGCCTCAGGTGTCACTATATGATAATCGTTCCTGTACATGGCAGTGCTCTGTGGAGAACGGCAGAGATGTGAACTTGACCTGGTATAAAGAGAATGAACCCTTGAACTGGACCAGTAACCCTGACAACAACATCAGTCTCAGTCTTCATCTTAGAGCTGAAAATTCTTCCACTTATGAGTGTGTGGCTTCCAACCCTGCCATAAATCAGACAACACAGCTATTGCCCAGTGATACACAACACTGTTTTGCATCTCCAG GAGAAGGAACAGAATCAAACACATACAAG TTCAATTTGGAGAAGAAGAACTACAAACTGAAGTTCAATATGAGATATTGCACAGTGAAAAAAGACTAA
- the LOC134072025 gene encoding uncharacterized protein LOC134072025 isoform X3 — translation MWICWKVTYLFFFYGEFCSSKNQIKPGLTSIAGLQGRSIMFPIQISDGYVKNERRDTIAALFEGKFKIDDEHFRNHIRWDNETRYISFYDLRTGDSGIYVIDYTANTTRIKNYFQITVYEEVPQPQVSLYDNRSCTWQCSVENGRDVNLTWYKENEPLNWTSNPDNNISLSLHLRAENSSTYECVASNPAINQTTQLLPSDTQHCFASPDQGRKHDSITISVILSVVCVIFGVFFLFLRRRNRIKHIQGSSIWRRRTTN, via the exons ATGTGGATATGCTGGAAAGTGacctatttgttttttttttatggag AATTTTGTTCTTCCAAAAATCAAATTAAACCAGGACTGACCTCAATTGCTGGACTACAGGGAAGATCTATTATGTTTCCCATACAGATCTCTGATGGCTATGTgaagaatgaaagaagagaCACCATTGCAGCTCTCTTTGAAGGCAAATTTAAAATTGACGACGAACATTTTCGAAATCATATACGCTGGGACAACGAGACTCGATACATCTCTTTTTATGACTTAAGGACTGGCGACTCAGGCATATATGTCATAGACTACACTGCAAACACGACAAGAATAAAGAACTATTTTCAGATAACTGTATATG AAGAAGTTCCCCAGCCTCAGGTGTCACTATATGATAATCGTTCCTGTACATGGCAGTGCTCTGTGGAGAACGGCAGAGATGTGAACTTGACCTGGTATAAAGAGAATGAACCCTTGAACTGGACCAGTAACCCTGACAACAACATCAGTCTCAGTCTTCATCTTAGAGCTGAAAATTCTTCCACTTATGAGTGTGTGGCTTCCAACCCTGCCATAAATCAGACAACACAGCTATTGCCCAGTGATACACAACACTGTTTTGCATCTCCAG ACCAAGGACGAAAACACGACTCCATAACAATCTCTGTGATTTTGAGTGTTGTCTGTGTTATATTTGGagtcttttttctgtttctaaGGAGAAGGAACAGAATCAAACACATACAAGGCAG TTCAATTTGGAGAAGAAGAACTACAAACTGA
- the LOC134072025 gene encoding uncharacterized protein LOC134072025 isoform X1 → MWICWKVTYLFFFYGEFCSSKNQIKPGLTSIAGLQGRSIMFPIQISDGYVKNERRDTIAALFEGKFKIDDEHFRNHIRWDNETRYISFYDLRTGDSGIYVIDYTANTTRIKNYFQITVYEEVPQPQVSLYDNRSCTWQCSVENGRDVNLTWYKENEPLNWTSNPDNNISLSLHLRAENSSTYECVASNPAINQTTQLLPSDTQHCFASPDQGRKHDSITISVILSVVCVIFGVFFLFLRRRNRIKHIQVQFGEEELQTEVQYEILHSEKRLRQGHGPLLPELCAEAEESLLTYY, encoded by the exons ATGTGGATATGCTGGAAAGTGacctatttgttttttttttatggag AATTTTGTTCTTCCAAAAATCAAATTAAACCAGGACTGACCTCAATTGCTGGACTACAGGGAAGATCTATTATGTTTCCCATACAGATCTCTGATGGCTATGTgaagaatgaaagaagagaCACCATTGCAGCTCTCTTTGAAGGCAAATTTAAAATTGACGACGAACATTTTCGAAATCATATACGCTGGGACAACGAGACTCGATACATCTCTTTTTATGACTTAAGGACTGGCGACTCAGGCATATATGTCATAGACTACACTGCAAACACGACAAGAATAAAGAACTATTTTCAGATAACTGTATATG AAGAAGTTCCCCAGCCTCAGGTGTCACTATATGATAATCGTTCCTGTACATGGCAGTGCTCTGTGGAGAACGGCAGAGATGTGAACTTGACCTGGTATAAAGAGAATGAACCCTTGAACTGGACCAGTAACCCTGACAACAACATCAGTCTCAGTCTTCATCTTAGAGCTGAAAATTCTTCCACTTATGAGTGTGTGGCTTCCAACCCTGCCATAAATCAGACAACACAGCTATTGCCCAGTGATACACAACACTGTTTTGCATCTCCAG ACCAAGGACGAAAACACGACTCCATAACAATCTCTGTGATTTTGAGTGTTGTCTGTGTTATATTTGGagtcttttttctgtttctaaGGAGAAGGAACAGAATCAAACACATACAAG TTCAATTTGGAGAAGAAGAACTACAAACTGAAGTTCAATATGAGATATTGCACAGTGAAAAAAGACTAAGACAG GGACACGGACCCCTCCTACCAGAGCTGTGTGCCGAAGCAGAGGAGTCACTATTAACCTATTATTAA
- the LOC134072025 gene encoding uncharacterized protein LOC134072025 isoform X2 — MWICWKVTYLFFFYGEFCSSKNQIKPGLTSIAGLQGRSIMFPIQISDGYVKNERRDTIAALFEGKFKIDDEHFRNHIRWDNETRYISFYDLRTGDSGIYVIDYTANTTRIKNYFQITVYEEVPQPQVSLYDNRSCTWQCSVENGRDVNLTWYKENEPLNWTSNPDNNISLSLHLRAENSSTYECVASNPAINQTTQLLPSDTQHCFASPGEGTESNTYKAVQFGEEELQTEVQYEILHSEKRLRQGHGPLLPELCAEAEESLLTYY; from the exons ATGTGGATATGCTGGAAAGTGacctatttgttttttttttatggag AATTTTGTTCTTCCAAAAATCAAATTAAACCAGGACTGACCTCAATTGCTGGACTACAGGGAAGATCTATTATGTTTCCCATACAGATCTCTGATGGCTATGTgaagaatgaaagaagagaCACCATTGCAGCTCTCTTTGAAGGCAAATTTAAAATTGACGACGAACATTTTCGAAATCATATACGCTGGGACAACGAGACTCGATACATCTCTTTTTATGACTTAAGGACTGGCGACTCAGGCATATATGTCATAGACTACACTGCAAACACGACAAGAATAAAGAACTATTTTCAGATAACTGTATATG AAGAAGTTCCCCAGCCTCAGGTGTCACTATATGATAATCGTTCCTGTACATGGCAGTGCTCTGTGGAGAACGGCAGAGATGTGAACTTGACCTGGTATAAAGAGAATGAACCCTTGAACTGGACCAGTAACCCTGACAACAACATCAGTCTCAGTCTTCATCTTAGAGCTGAAAATTCTTCCACTTATGAGTGTGTGGCTTCCAACCCTGCCATAAATCAGACAACACAGCTATTGCCCAGTGATACACAACACTGTTTTGCATCTCCAG GAGAAGGAACAGAATCAAACACATACAAGGCAG TTCAATTTGGAGAAGAAGAACTACAAACTGAAGTTCAATATGAGATATTGCACAGTGAAAAAAGACTAAGACAG GGACACGGACCCCTCCTACCAGAGCTGTGTGCCGAAGCAGAGGAGTCACTATTAACCTATTATTAA